From a region of the uncultured Desulfatiglans sp. genome:
- a CDS encoding Biopolymer transport protein ExbD/TolR — translation MKVPLYHPKRVRVEMIPLIDIVFLLLVFFIYAMLSMAVHHGLPVLLPSSESASVEKRLTLSVTLQAGGALFLNEEPATLEDLAPALAEKTRNDPDAGVLLFADRTIPYQDLFEVLDRIRKAGITRVSLQAEAEKAL, via the coding sequence ATGAAAGTCCCGCTCTATCATCCAAAGAGGGTCCGGGTGGAGATGATTCCGCTGATCGACATCGTCTTCCTGCTCCTGGTATTCTTCATCTATGCGATGCTCTCCATGGCGGTCCATCACGGGCTTCCCGTCCTCCTGCCTTCGTCGGAATCCGCCTCCGTCGAAAAGAGGTTGACCCTGTCCGTCACCCTCCAGGCGGGCGGCGCCCTCTTCCTGAACGAAGAACCCGCGACGCTCGAAGACCTCGCCCCCGCGCTGGCGGAAAAAACCAGGAACGACCCGGATGCCGGTGTCCTCCTCTTTGCGGATCGAACCATCCCCTACCAGGACCTCTTCGAGGTCCTCGACCGGATCAGAAAAGCCGGGATCACGCGGGTCTCCCTGCAGGCGGAGGCGGAGAAGGCCCTATGA
- a CDS encoding putative Protein tonB2 (Evidence 3 : Putative function from multiple computational evidences) — MRRLIFSAAAALALHGLLFIGLGDRWLKTAPGAKRAAQPLELALEVPPPAPEKASDPAPPAPKPPPRRPVAAPPKPPEQVKPRAPSPPHPVAVAKPAPPPQRIESVVPEPTEQPPAKAAPAAVMQSEDVHSAPPASPDPVEPEAQTETRPGSLSSAAADKVFRQSDVGRIEGIRKAVPRYRENPPPLYPGLARRRGCQGTVVIDVLVTPEGRAADLKIEQSSGYAVLDDSAMAAVQEWVFEPATLGGRAIPMRVSVPVMFSLRD, encoded by the coding sequence ATGAGGAGGTTGATCTTTTCCGCTGCGGCGGCCCTGGCACTCCACGGCCTGCTCTTCATCGGCCTTGGCGACAGGTGGTTGAAGACCGCCCCGGGCGCAAAGCGAGCGGCTCAGCCGCTCGAACTGGCGCTCGAGGTCCCGCCGCCCGCCCCGGAAAAGGCCTCGGACCCCGCACCGCCCGCTCCGAAACCCCCTCCACGAAGGCCGGTCGCCGCACCCCCCAAGCCGCCGGAGCAGGTGAAACCCCGGGCACCGTCACCGCCGCACCCCGTCGCTGTCGCAAAACCCGCCCCACCGCCTCAGCGGATCGAGTCCGTCGTCCCCGAACCGACGGAGCAGCCCCCGGCTAAGGCAGCACCCGCTGCAGTGATGCAGTCTGAAGACGTTCATTCCGCGCCTCCTGCCTCTCCCGACCCGGTGGAACCGGAGGCGCAGACGGAAACCAGGCCCGGCAGCCTGTCTTCCGCCGCTGCAGACAAGGTGTTCAGGCAGAGCGATGTCGGCCGGATCGAAGGCATCCGCAAGGCCGTCCCCAGATACCGGGAAAACCCGCCACCGCTCTACCCCGGCCTGGCGAGGCGCAGGGGCTGCCAGGGAACCGTGGTCATCGACGTCCTGGTGACCCCCGAGGGCCGCGCCGCAGATCTCAAGATCGAACAGTCGAGCGGCTACGCTGTCCTGGATGACTCTGCCATGGCCGCGGTGCAGGAATGGGTCTTCGAACCGGCAACGCTCGGAGGCCGCGCCATCCCGATGCGGGTTTCGGTGCCCGTCATGTTTTCGCTCAGAGATTAG
- the cobT gene encoding Nicotinate-nucleotide--dimethylbenzimidazole phosphoribosyltransferase, translating to MHWQEIMTQIQPLSEPWLSRAWERLDSLTKPLRSLGKLEEIAARVAAIRQEDKPDVTNREVFVFAGDHGVVEEGVSAYPQDVTALMVRNFLAGGAAINVLARCAEARVSVIDIGMKTDLSDARGLIRRNVRRATGNILRERAMTVEEAERALSVGIETAFGAYDRGAQMIATGEMGIGNTTPSSALFAGLLPAAPLEVTGSGTGLEAEQMHRKAAIIEEALKRHRFALADPLSALAALGGLEIAGICGLCLGGAAKGLIVVVDGFISSAGALVAMRLCPAVREYLFFSHLSSETGHRIFYEKEGLAPLFNLDMRLGEGTGAALAMQVIGSAVRIYNEMATFAEAGIAPGA from the coding sequence ATGCATTGGCAAGAAATCATGACCCAGATTCAGCCGCTCTCCGAGCCGTGGCTCAGCCGGGCCTGGGAACGGCTCGACAGCCTGACCAAGCCGCTCCGCAGCCTCGGAAAACTCGAAGAGATCGCCGCCCGCGTCGCGGCCATCCGCCAGGAGGACAAACCCGATGTGACCAACCGCGAGGTCTTTGTCTTTGCGGGAGACCACGGGGTCGTCGAGGAGGGGGTCAGCGCCTACCCCCAGGATGTAACCGCTCTGATGGTCCGGAATTTCCTTGCGGGCGGCGCGGCCATCAACGTACTTGCGCGCTGCGCCGAGGCCCGCGTCAGCGTGATCGATATCGGGATGAAAACGGACCTCTCCGATGCTCGAGGCTTGATCCGCCGCAACGTCCGGCGCGCCACCGGAAACATCCTGCGGGAGCGGGCCATGACCGTTGAAGAGGCCGAGCGCGCGTTGTCCGTCGGGATCGAAACGGCGTTCGGCGCCTATGACAGGGGGGCGCAGATGATCGCCACCGGGGAGATGGGGATCGGCAACACGACGCCGTCTTCGGCCCTCTTTGCCGGGCTCCTGCCGGCTGCGCCCCTCGAGGTAACCGGCAGCGGGACCGGTCTCGAAGCCGAACAGATGCACCGCAAGGCCGCAATCATCGAAGAGGCCCTGAAGCGGCATCGGTTCGCGCTGGCGGACCCCCTGAGCGCCCTTGCCGCCCTGGGCGGCCTGGAGATCGCCGGAATCTGCGGATTGTGCCTCGGCGGCGCCGCCAAAGGCCTCATCGTCGTGGTCGACGGCTTCATCTCGAGCGCCGGCGCACTGGTGGCCATGCGCCTCTGCCCCGCAGTCAGGGAATATCTTTTCTTCTCCCATCTTTCCTCCGAGACGGGCCACCGCATCTTTTACGAAAAAGAAGGACTCGCGCCCCTCTTCAACCTCGACATGCGCCTCGGGGAGGGGACAGGTGCGGCCCTGGCCATGCAGGTCATCGGCAGCGCCGTGCGCATCTACAACGAAATGGCCACGTTCGCAGAAGCGGGCATCGCCCCGGGGGCCTGA
- the cobS gene encoding Cobalamin synthase, whose protein sequence is MQGLRSAIRTLTLIPVPAGGSEDLGRALPWFPVAGLLLGSALYAVDLAFRQFPLTPWPAGTALLIVALQTVLTRGLHLDGLGDWADSLGGYLDREKRLAIMKDVHIGAFGVAAIGLDLLAKWIACERLVSAGRAAFLIPVAVLSRGMMVWLISTLPYARAGEGMGRPFVQGATPGRCAAALAICLSACLPFGPAGIGLFGLAWATAVLLGLRWRRSFGGITGDLLGTANEGLEIVLLLAGAWLVNLPS, encoded by the coding sequence ATGCAAGGACTCCGCTCGGCGATCCGCACCCTGACGCTAATCCCCGTGCCGGCCGGCGGCAGCGAGGACCTGGGGCGCGCCCTGCCGTGGTTCCCCGTCGCGGGTCTGCTCCTCGGCTCGGCCCTATACGCGGTCGATCTCGCCTTCCGGCAGTTTCCGCTGACCCCCTGGCCGGCCGGCACAGCCCTCCTGATCGTCGCCCTGCAGACCGTGCTGACCCGCGGGCTGCACCTGGACGGACTGGGCGACTGGGCGGACTCGCTGGGGGGGTATCTGGACCGGGAGAAGCGCCTGGCCATCATGAAGGATGTCCATATCGGGGCCTTCGGGGTCGCTGCCATCGGGCTCGACCTCCTGGCGAAATGGATCGCCTGCGAGCGGCTCGTCTCAGCCGGAAGGGCCGCCTTTCTCATCCCCGTCGCGGTCCTCTCCCGCGGCATGATGGTCTGGCTGATCAGCACCCTGCCCTATGCCCGCGCCGGCGAGGGGATGGGGCGTCCCTTCGTTCAGGGGGCCACCCCCGGCCGGTGTGCGGCGGCGCTGGCGATCTGCCTGTCGGCGTGCCTCCCGTTCGGACCGGCCGGGATCGGGCTTTTCGGGCTGGCCTGGGCAACCGCCGTGCTGCTCGGGCTCCGCTGGCGCCGAAGCTTCGGGGGCATCACCGGCGACCTGCTCGGCACCGCCAACGAAGGGCTGGAAATCGTCCTTCTCCTGGCCGGCGCCTGGCTCGTGAACCTTCCCTCTTGA